The Aedes aegypti strain LVP_AGWG chromosome 3, AaegL5.0 Primary Assembly, whole genome shotgun sequence genome contains a region encoding:
- the LOC110679459 gene encoding uncharacterized protein LOC110679459 encodes MEMKEEILKRLDNSEQSFETNLAYGIKLWKSNSFYYMSKYEVIFEFFVDRVAEYRKKLSGVPVDEFDAKWQIVNEFLTLPCPSNALPPRLIPKLREAFGDVEDRSDSRMLLESYLIVTFDVKYKHFYKFDYMAYGETLLLTLAYYEKFLNGSFAMEQEEVTIKRIMDDIRIYVKSAGGDENWQNAFTLALTNVCNVILTLKAHGLDRQEDLLNLLKEVYFLEGQSGKYNRVLDQSKKHLLMGYFDPKQLPIHVVALLIEGYLKAYRDIKLDVLLFLKYILLHIFVDPEKSVLSDMHQVFQLIKYVFHLLKKYFIKIDQKLVQDFDFNGIFTIKLKEFLEKYDSSEEHLRDIFSLICTINDYNPLILETSIIDIILRTMFIKKGPETLEKFQAMLVSTIGLYVRLNRSENFLSELFMKLGDYLDDHDLGDRLKELRKGSRKRKSMASVNESPAKQRKTENGQEDSLADRSNDEFYLKLLYPTDTNIATQKVFRLQLQDQWKSIAFAWPDHNGRLNQAMMDYVKGLLTKRSFNYWYKMRSYIQDILETLSEEQHSETELFKLEFATCWMCYFFAGNTLVEQTNLFWEKAGEVLRGIR; translated from the exons ATGGAAATGAAGGAAG AAATCCTCAAACGGCTCGACAACTCCGAGCAATCGTTCGAGACGAATCTCGCCTACGGAATCAAGCTGTGGAAATCGAACAGCTTTTACTACATGTCCAAGTACGAGGTGATATTCGAGTTTTTCGTGGACCGTGTGGCAGAATACAGGAAGAAACTGAGCGGGGTTCCGGTGGATGAATTCGACGCCAAGTGGCAGATAGTGAATGAGTTTCTGACGCTGCCTTGCCCCTCGAATGCTCTTCCGCCAAGGTTAATTCCCAAATTGAGAGAGGCTTTCGGGGATGTGGAGGATAGAAGCGATAGCCGGATGTTGCTGGAAAGCTATCTGATTGTTACATTCGACGTGAAGTACAAGCACTTCTACAAGTTCGATTACATGGCCTATGGGGAAACTCTTCTGCTGACTCTGGCTTACTATGAGAAATTCCTAAATGGGAGCTTTGCGATGGAGCAGGAGGAAGTTACAATCAAGAGAATCATGGACGATATCAGGATTTATGTAAAATCGGCCGGGGGAGACGAGAACTGGCAGAATGCTTTCACACTGGCACTGACGAACGTGTGCAACGTAATTCTGACCCTGAAGGCACACGGTTTGGATCGTCAGGAAGATTTGTTGAATCTGTTGAAGGAGGTCTACTTCCTGGAGGGGCAAAGCGGGAAGTACAATCGAGTTCTGGATCAGTCTAAGAAGCACTTGCTAATGGGCTATTTTGATCCAAAGCAATTGCCAATTCATGTGGTGGCTTTGCTGATTGAGGGGTATCTGAAGGCCTATCGGGACATCAAGCTGGACGTTTTGCTGTTTCTGAAGTACATTCTTTTGCACATCTTCGTCGATCCGGAGAAATCGGTCCTTTCGGATATGCATCAAGTTTTTCAGCTGATAAAGTACGTTTTCCATCTGCTGAAGAAGTATTTCATTAAGATCGATCAGAAGTTGGTGCAGGACTTTGATTTCAATGGAATTTTTACGATCAAGTTgaaagagttcttggaaaagTACGATTCCTCAGAGGAGCATTTGAGGGATATTTTCTCGCTTATCTGCACGATAAATGATTACAATCCGTTGATTCTGGAGACAAGTATCATCGACATCATTTTGAGGACCATGTTCATCAAAAAGGGACCGGAAACACTGGAGAAGTTCCAGGCGATGTTGGTTTCGACGATCGGTTTGTACGTAAGATTGAATCGGAGTGAGAATTTCCTATCGGAACTCTTCATGAAACTGGGGGATTATCTCGACGATCACGACTTGGGCGATCGGTTGAAGGAGCTGAGAAAAGGATCAAGGAAACGGAAATCGATGGCATCGGTGAATGAATCGCCAGCCAAGCAGAGGAAAACAGAAAATGGACAGGAGGATAGCTTGGCGGATCGATCAAACGATGAGTTCTATTTAAAGCTGCTCTATCCGACTGATACGAATATTGCCACCCAGAAGGTTTTCCGCTTGCAGCTGCAAGACCAGTGGAAATCGATCGCATTTGCTTGGCCAGATCACAACGGCCGCCTCAATCAAGCCATGATGGATTATGTTAAGGGGCTGCTCACGAAGCGTAGCttcaactattggtacaagatGCGATCCTACATTCAGGATATACTCGAAACTCTAAGCGAAGAACAGCATAGCGAGACCGAATTGTTCAAACTGGAGTTCGCCACCTGTTGGATGTGCTACTTTTTCGCTGGGAATACTCTGGTTGAGCAAACGAATCTGTTCTGGGAAAAAGCTGGGGAAGTTTTGCGGGGCATTCGATGA